The following is a genomic window from Trueperaceae bacterium.
CGAGGCGCCGCAGGTACGTCCCCAGGTTGCGCAGCGTGTGGTCCTTGATCGCCTTGCCGGCCTGGCGCAACGCCTCCCAGTCGGGGAGTTCCGCGGTGGCGTCCGCGCGCTTCGCGCGGATCGCGTGCGTGACGTGCGCCAGGTTGCGCCGCAACTGCCCGTCCTCGAGGGCGGCGGGGGCGGCCTCGTGGAACGGCAGCGGGATGCGGGCGTCGCTCACGCCGCCACCCCCTCGCGGCTCGCGAGGACCTCCGCGAGGTGCATCGTGCGCACCGCGGTGCGTTGCCGCGCGAGGCCCCCACCGATGTGCATGAGGCACGATTCGTCGGCGGCGACGACGACCTCCGCGCGGGCCTGCAGGACGTCGGCGACCTTGTCCGCCAGCATCGCCGCGCTGATCTCGGGGTTCTTGATCGCGAACGTCCCCCCGAACCCGCAGCACTGCTCGGCGCGGGGCAGTTCGCGCAGGTGGAGGCCGTCCACCGCGCGCAGCAGCTGCAGCGGGCGGTCGCCCACCCCCAACAGACGGACCGCGTGGCAGGCGGGGTGGTACGTGACGGTGTGGGGGAACGACGCCCCGACGTCGGTGACCCCGAGGTCGTCGACGAGGTACTCGCTGAACTCCCGGACGCGGGGCGTCGTCGCCGCGACCGCGGCGGCGAGCGCAGGGTCGCCGGCGCGCTCCGCGATGCCGGCGTAGGCGTGCCGGACCGTCGCGACGCACGACGCGGAGGGCGCAACGACGACGTCGGCGTCCCCGAACACGTCGACGAAGTGCCGTACGAGGGGGCGGGCGTCGCGCTCGTAGCCGGTGTTGACGTGCATCTGGCCGCAGCAGGTCTGCGCGCGGGGGAAGTCCAGCGTCACGCCGAGCCGCTCCAACACCCGCACCATCGCCTGCGCCGCCTCGGGGAACAGCGTGTCGACGTAACAGGGGACGAACAGCGAGGCTCGGGGCACGGCGACCTCCTCGGAATACGGTGCGTCGCTGCCACGATAGCGCGCGTCCGCCCCCGCCGCCCCGGGCTCGGGCGGTACCCTCGCGCCATGCCGACCGCCCCCCTGGACGACGACGTGCGCGCCCACCTCGAGGCGTTGGCGACCGACCCACCCCCGCCCCTCGGGTCGGTCCCCCTCGCCGACGTCCGCGCGAGCGACCGCGCTCTGTACGCCGCGGGCCCCCGGACGCCGGTCGCGCGCACCCGCGACGAGGTCTGGGCGGGCCCGAACGGGCCCGTGCCGGTGCGGATCTACCACCCCCGTCCCACCGAGGTCCGCCCCGCCGACGTTCACGACGGCGACGCCCCCGACGCCCACCCCCGCGTCCCCGACGTCCCGCCGGGGCTCGTGGTGCTGCTGCACGGAGGGGGGTTCGTCTTCGGGGACCTCGAGACGCACGACGAGACCGCCCGCCGCACCGCGGCGGAGGCGGGGGTCGTCGTGGTGTCGGTCGACTACCGCCTCGCGCCGGAGCACCCGTTCCCGGCCGGCGTCGAGGACGCCGCGTTCGCGACGACCGAGGCGGTGGCGCGCGCCCCGAGCCTCGGGGCCGACCCCGCCCGGGCGGTGGTGGCGGGCGACAGCGCCGGAGGGAATCTCGCGGCGGTCGTCGCCCG
Proteins encoded in this region:
- a CDS encoding (Fe-S)-binding protein, whose amino-acid sequence is MPRASLFVPCYVDTLFPEAAQAMVRVLERLGVTLDFPRAQTCCGQMHVNTGYERDARPLVRHFVDVFGDADVVVAPSASCVATVRHAYAGIAERAGDPALAAAVAATTPRVREFSEYLVDDLGVTDVGASFPHTVTYHPACHAVRLLGVGDRPLQLLRAVDGLHLRELPRAEQCCGFGGTFAIKNPEISAAMLADKVADVLQARAEVVVAADESCLMHIGGGLARQRTAVRTMHLAEVLASREGVAA
- a CDS encoding alpha/beta hydrolase, producing the protein MPTAPLDDDVRAHLEALATDPPPPLGSVPLADVRASDRALYAAGPRTPVARTRDEVWAGPNGPVPVRIYHPRPTEVRPADVHDGDAPDAHPRVPDVPPGLVVLLHGGGFVFGDLETHDETARRTAAEAGVVVVSVDYRLAPEHPFPAGVEDAAFATTEAVARAPSLGADPARAVVAGDSAGGNLAAVVARRLRDAGGPPLAGQALVYPTTDLRPDGGWRSRETLATGYGLTQDAMTWFAAQYLRSETDAHHPDASPHLAPDLRDLPPAFVLTAAFDPLRDEGDAYADRLAAAGVPVEHVPLNGAIHGVWTNPARLASGERAWAHLARWMRRVAPAGASPTS